A stretch of Novipirellula artificiosorum DNA encodes these proteins:
- a CDS encoding AraC family transcriptional regulator produces the protein MRQKSRPRIALLVEASRAYGRELLRGVSLYARTQADWSLLHQEMTLDSEMPEWMSNTRIDGVIARVDTHTVKPLRALGVPIVDVRCNRKFSGIPQVETDNQQVAELAFEHLWERGFRRFAFCGFRFASYSDARLHHFRKCVTKANGELSVYETPGKPNDTLTAIEKAGMVDFKPLSEWLLSLKRPTGLFACNDIRGQQVVNACRTLEMAVPDDIGIIGVDDDDAICLLCDPTLSSVRPNAERVGFRAAEILNQMLVGTLPTEEIEYVPPQSVCERLSTQVVAVEDVELARVCRFIRQHACDGINVNDVCEFTSLSRRQLERRFREELGRTPHEQITATQIERVKQLLRETDMTLEQITPKAGYSHKERLSAVFKRETGEPPGEYRRTKRG, from the coding sequence ATGAGACAGAAATCACGTCCTCGAATTGCGTTGCTGGTGGAGGCGTCGCGTGCCTACGGGCGTGAGTTGTTGCGTGGCGTTTCGCTGTACGCACGCACTCAAGCGGATTGGTCCCTCTTGCATCAAGAGATGACGCTCGATTCTGAAATGCCCGAGTGGATGAGTAACACTCGGATCGATGGTGTGATCGCGCGGGTCGACACTCACACGGTGAAACCACTGCGTGCCTTGGGGGTGCCGATTGTCGACGTGCGTTGCAACCGAAAGTTTTCCGGCATTCCTCAAGTCGAGACCGACAATCAGCAAGTGGCCGAGCTCGCGTTTGAACATCTGTGGGAGCGTGGCTTTCGCCGTTTTGCTTTCTGTGGCTTTCGCTTCGCTTCGTACTCCGATGCGCGACTGCACCACTTTCGAAAATGCGTGACCAAAGCAAACGGTGAGCTTTCCGTCTATGAAACCCCGGGTAAACCGAACGACACGTTAACGGCGATCGAAAAGGCGGGAATGGTTGACTTCAAGCCTTTGTCGGAGTGGCTTTTGTCGCTGAAGCGTCCAACAGGCCTCTTTGCGTGCAATGATATTCGCGGACAACAGGTTGTGAATGCGTGTCGTACTTTAGAGATGGCGGTTCCCGACGACATTGGCATCATCGGTGTCGACGATGATGACGCGATCTGTTTGCTATGTGATCCGACACTTTCGAGTGTGCGGCCCAACGCAGAGCGTGTCGGGTTTCGTGCGGCGGAGATTTTGAATCAGATGTTGGTGGGGACACTCCCCACGGAAGAAATCGAATACGTACCTCCCCAATCGGTATGCGAACGACTTTCGACTCAAGTCGTTGCCGTCGAGGATGTCGAACTTGCGAGGGTTTGTCGATTCATTCGCCAACATGCCTGTGATGGGATCAATGTTAATGATGTTTGCGAATTCACTTCGCTATCGCGTCGTCAGCTTGAACGTCGATTTCGAGAGGAGCTTGGTCGTACACCCCACGAGCAGATCACAGCGACGCAAATCGAGCGTGTCAAGCAATTGCTTCGCGAGACCGACATGACCTTAGAGCAAATCACACCCAAGGCGGGCTATAGCCACAAAGAACGACTCAGCGCCGTGTTCAAGCGAGAAACCGGCGAACCCCCCGGCGAATATCGCCGCACCAAGAGAGGCTAG
- a CDS encoding alpha-L-fucosidase yields MFKLTLSFLGLIAMLTVQPVHVFSQDSATDRSQSMDKLWGENVVKLRAENAERGQLFDEGNYAMFIHWGLYSQLGNKVDGKTYYGIGEWIMNKRMADIPIPEYKRLAGTFHPVDFDAKQIAQLAKDAGMKYIVITAKHHDGFAMYHSKACDFNIVDATPWNKDPMKELATACREAGLGFGFYYSHNQDWTFPGGGNGPGVDEQGKRATFDDYFVKKCLPQVKEITTEYGPIEIVWFDTPGKMPKHYVEQLVDVVHKNQPHAMVSGRAGHGLGDYQTLGDMEVPRHNIEGLWESVDTTNDSWAYAWYDEYWKSPKEILKRLIACVGRGGTYMLNIGPRGDGAVPERAKETLRHSGHWIQRYPQVVYAAQASPWQHALPWGDVTRKDNNLFLCVFEWPRNGQLYLPNLKTKITSATMLRGDEHDPISWSKSGDWVVLEVPAQAPEELVSVIELQLASEPVVDPAWTLDPDIKTEILAEFATVEDAEQSEKRWMEKFGEWKGITHVHQWEAGGKASWEVDVLEPGDYNVELTYAGEGRLVWSVSIEGGESIQNQQNSSHNYQAFPIGWIHFPKPGRYNVFVKCVEGDLESASLKSIDFKRVF; encoded by the coding sequence ATGTTTAAACTCACTTTATCTTTTCTTGGCTTGATAGCCATGCTCACGGTGCAACCGGTGCACGTTTTTTCACAAGACAGCGCAACCGATCGCTCCCAGTCGATGGACAAGCTATGGGGCGAGAACGTCGTCAAGCTACGTGCGGAAAACGCGGAACGTGGCCAGCTGTTCGATGAGGGGAACTATGCCATGTTCATTCACTGGGGACTGTATTCCCAGTTGGGGAACAAGGTCGATGGCAAGACCTACTACGGCATTGGCGAGTGGATTATGAACAAACGCATGGCCGACATCCCCATCCCCGAATACAAACGGCTGGCGGGAACCTTTCACCCAGTGGATTTTGACGCCAAGCAGATCGCACAACTTGCCAAAGATGCCGGCATGAAATACATCGTGATCACAGCGAAACACCACGATGGGTTCGCGATGTATCACTCGAAAGCCTGCGACTTCAACATTGTTGACGCAACACCTTGGAACAAAGATCCGATGAAGGAACTGGCCACGGCATGTCGTGAGGCCGGCTTAGGTTTTGGCTTCTACTACTCACACAACCAAGACTGGACGTTCCCCGGTGGCGGAAATGGCCCTGGCGTTGACGAACAAGGCAAACGAGCCACCTTCGACGACTACTTTGTCAAGAAGTGCTTGCCGCAAGTCAAAGAGATCACGACCGAGTACGGCCCGATCGAAATCGTTTGGTTTGACACGCCTGGAAAGATGCCCAAGCACTACGTCGAACAATTGGTCGATGTCGTCCACAAGAACCAACCCCACGCGATGGTTTCCGGTCGCGCGGGGCATGGACTTGGCGATTATCAAACGCTCGGAGACATGGAAGTCCCGCGTCACAACATCGAAGGCTTGTGGGAAAGCGTCGATACAACGAACGATTCCTGGGCCTATGCCTGGTACGACGAATATTGGAAATCACCCAAAGAAATCCTCAAGCGACTGATCGCGTGCGTTGGCCGAGGTGGAACGTACATGTTGAACATCGGCCCACGTGGCGACGGCGCGGTACCCGAGCGTGCGAAGGAAACGCTCCGTCATTCCGGCCATTGGATTCAGCGATACCCACAAGTGGTCTACGCAGCGCAGGCTTCACCCTGGCAACACGCCTTACCTTGGGGCGACGTGACTCGCAAAGACAACAATCTGTTTTTGTGCGTCTTTGAGTGGCCAAGAAACGGCCAACTGTATTTACCGAACTTGAAGACCAAAATCACATCCGCAACGATGCTACGTGGCGACGAACACGATCCCATTTCATGGAGCAAGTCCGGTGACTGGGTCGTGCTGGAAGTACCTGCCCAGGCACCAGAGGAGTTGGTTTCCGTGATTGAATTGCAATTGGCTTCCGAGCCGGTTGTCGATCCGGCATGGACGTTGGATCCAGACATCAAAACCGAGATCTTGGCTGAATTCGCAACCGTCGAAGACGCCGAACAATCCGAGAAGCGGTGGATGGAGAAGTTCGGCGAATGGAAGGGAATCACCCATGTGCATCAATGGGAAGCAGGAGGCAAAGCATCCTGGGAAGTCGATGTGCTCGAACCAGGCGACTACAATGTCGAATTGACGTACGCTGGCGAAGGAAGATTGGTTTGGAGCGTGTCGATTGAAGGCGGCGAATCCATCCAAAATCAGCAGAATTCATCGCATAACTATCAAGCGTTTCCGATTGGATGGATCCATTTCCCCAAACCGGGCCGCTACAACGTTTTCGTAAAATGCGTCGAAGGTGACCTCGAATCGGCAAGCTTGAAGTCGATTGACTTCAAACGAGTCTTTTGA
- a CDS encoding sulfatase family protein, with protein MGYRDIGLIGLNEFPLTIARVSLKNNYFFLFILSVLFVTPAIAEQSPNIVLILSDDQSWTDYGFMGHEAIQTPNLDRLARESAVFRRGYVPTALCRPSLTTLITGLYSHQSLITGNDPANTPENRAHASRTGKDARELLISNVDNHPTVPRWLADRDYLSFQSGKWWEGSYARGGFTHGMTRGYPENGGRHGDDGLKIGREGMQPVNDFIDTAVDANKPFFLWYAPFLPHTPHNPPERILAKYQKEGRPKTIATYYAMCDWFDETCGQLLDRLDEKGIADNTLVIYVTDNGWIQDPNSGGYTVRSKRSPYEGGTRTPIMFRWPAKVRPTERPELCSSIDIVPTILAAAGVEVAENLPGLNLLPHLQEGTPIERDAVFGESFAHDIADIQKPQASLLYRWVIRGDDKLLLTYDGQPGKMKFPPQGGEPQLFDLRADPHEEVNLASQRPELVKELSQRLTDWYPVTERSVNAVAPRRQNAQ; from the coding sequence ATGGGCTACCGTGATATCGGCTTGATTGGCTTGAACGAATTTCCGTTAACCATCGCGAGAGTTTCCTTGAAAAACAACTACTTTTTCCTGTTCATCCTGTCTGTTCTGTTTGTCACGCCCGCGATTGCGGAACAAAGTCCTAACATCGTTTTGATCCTGTCCGATGATCAATCTTGGACGGACTATGGGTTCATGGGGCACGAAGCGATTCAGACGCCAAATCTTGACCGACTGGCTCGCGAAAGCGCGGTCTTTCGCCGCGGGTACGTTCCCACGGCGCTGTGTCGTCCATCGTTGACGACGCTGATTACGGGGCTGTATTCTCATCAAAGCCTGATCACGGGCAATGACCCGGCGAATACACCTGAAAATCGAGCTCATGCATCACGCACCGGCAAGGACGCTCGCGAGTTACTGATCTCCAACGTTGACAATCATCCTACGGTGCCGCGTTGGTTGGCGGATCGTGACTACCTAAGTTTTCAAAGTGGTAAATGGTGGGAAGGCAGCTACGCCCGTGGCGGATTTACACACGGGATGACACGAGGGTATCCCGAGAACGGAGGCAGGCATGGTGATGATGGGTTGAAGATTGGTCGAGAAGGGATGCAACCGGTCAACGATTTTATTGATACGGCGGTCGATGCGAATAAGCCGTTCTTTTTGTGGTACGCCCCGTTCCTACCTCACACACCCCATAATCCGCCAGAACGAATTCTCGCAAAGTATCAAAAGGAAGGACGCCCGAAAACGATCGCAACGTACTATGCGATGTGTGATTGGTTTGACGAAACATGTGGCCAGTTGCTTGATCGGCTCGACGAGAAAGGAATTGCTGACAACACGCTGGTGATTTATGTCACCGACAACGGCTGGATACAGGATCCGAACAGCGGTGGTTATACGGTGCGTTCGAAACGGAGCCCGTACGAAGGCGGCACGCGAACACCGATTATGTTTCGCTGGCCTGCGAAGGTCCGACCAACGGAACGGCCGGAATTGTGCAGCAGTATCGATATCGTGCCTACGATCCTTGCCGCGGCTGGGGTGGAAGTTGCCGAAAACCTACCTGGGCTCAATCTGTTGCCTCATTTGCAAGAAGGGACACCGATCGAACGTGATGCTGTTTTTGGCGAATCCTTCGCGCATGACATTGCCGACATCCAAAAACCGCAGGCCTCGTTGCTCTATCGTTGGGTGATTCGCGGAGACGACAAATTGCTACTCACTTACGATGGCCAACCGGGAAAGATGAAGTTCCCCCCGCAAGGTGGCGAGCCGCAATTGTTCGACTTGAGAGCGGATCCGCATGAAGAGGTTAATTTGGCGTCGCAGCGACCCGAGTTGGTGAAAGAACTTAGCCAACGGCTGACGGATTGGTACCCGGTGACCGAGCGATCCGTGAACGCGGTGGCACCCCGCCGTCAAAACGCCCAATAA
- a CDS encoding sulfatase family protein: MIKFDHRIGQLLRFLMLLLCTSSLMWHSEAVVGADTPSVEKPNIVFILADDLGYGDVHCFNPTRCKIATPNIDRLAEQGMMFTDAHTSSSVCTPTRYGILTGRYNWRTQLQKGVLHGFDAPLIAEDRLTVAGYLKQHGYTTAGIGKWHLGMDLPRIDDTPVKGNNPQNIDWDSQIHNGPVTRGFDYFFGISASLDMPPYIYIENDRFVGRGTATKAFNRKGPAEPDFEAIDVLPMIGRKAVEFIKRQKDSTPFFAYVPFTSPHTPILPSKDWQGKSVLGKYGDFVMQTDAVVGEIVNAIDQAGLSENTIVIMTSDNGCSKAAGIKDLQSKGHFPSAHFRGSKADLWDGGHRVPFIVRWPSKVKPGTSSDQLICQIDLMATCAQLMGSELPNGAGEDSVSFLSALSGKKIDSTRAGVIHHSIGGYFAYRQGKWKLLLAKGSGGWTSPRENEVADDAPIAQLYDMEIDPHETNNLYTSEPAVAKRLLAQLESDVNRGRSTDGPAARNDVEDIVIEKGKH; the protein is encoded by the coding sequence ATGATTAAGTTCGACCACCGTATTGGCCAGCTTCTGCGATTCTTGATGCTGCTGTTGTGCACCTCCTCGCTAATGTGGCATAGCGAGGCGGTCGTTGGCGCCGATACACCCAGCGTGGAAAAGCCAAACATCGTCTTCATCCTTGCGGACGACCTTGGCTATGGTGATGTGCATTGCTTCAATCCAACGCGATGCAAAATCGCAACGCCCAACATCGATCGGTTGGCCGAACAAGGGATGATGTTTACCGATGCTCACACAAGCTCGTCGGTTTGCACGCCAACACGCTATGGCATTTTGACCGGACGCTACAACTGGCGAACTCAGCTCCAAAAAGGGGTGTTGCACGGTTTTGACGCTCCCTTGATTGCGGAGGACCGATTGACCGTTGCTGGATATTTGAAACAGCACGGGTACACAACCGCAGGGATTGGCAAATGGCACTTGGGGATGGACTTGCCACGGATCGACGACACGCCCGTGAAGGGCAACAATCCCCAGAACATTGATTGGGATTCGCAAATCCACAACGGCCCCGTCACGCGAGGATTCGACTACTTCTTTGGCATTTCCGCCTCGTTGGATATGCCGCCGTATATCTATATCGAAAACGACCGTTTCGTTGGACGCGGCACGGCAACAAAGGCATTCAATCGCAAAGGCCCGGCCGAACCGGACTTCGAGGCGATCGACGTGTTGCCCATGATCGGCCGTAAAGCGGTCGAGTTCATCAAGCGACAAAAGGACTCAACGCCGTTCTTCGCTTACGTACCCTTCACGTCACCCCACACACCGATTCTGCCGTCGAAGGATTGGCAGGGAAAGAGCGTGTTGGGCAAGTACGGCGATTTCGTGATGCAAACCGATGCCGTTGTCGGCGAGATCGTCAACGCCATTGATCAAGCAGGCCTAAGCGAAAATACCATCGTGATCATGACGAGTGACAACGGCTGTTCCAAAGCGGCGGGTATCAAAGATCTGCAATCCAAAGGACACTTCCCGAGTGCACATTTTCGGGGTTCGAAGGCAGACCTTTGGGATGGCGGGCATCGCGTTCCGTTCATCGTTCGATGGCCATCCAAGGTGAAACCGGGCACATCGTCTGACCAATTGATCTGCCAAATTGACTTGATGGCCACGTGTGCTCAGCTGATGGGCAGTGAGTTACCGAATGGTGCTGGCGAAGATAGCGTCAGTTTTCTATCCGCGTTGTCAGGAAAGAAAATTGACTCGACACGAGCAGGCGTCATCCACCATTCAATCGGTGGTTATTTTGCCTATCGGCAGGGCAAATGGAAATTGTTACTCGCAAAAGGGTCAGGAGGTTGGACTTCACCGAGAGAAAACGAAGTCGCTGACGATGCCCCAATCGCTCAGCTTTATGATATGGAAATCGACCCGCATGAAACCAACAACTTGTACACATCCGAGCCAGCGGTGGCGAAGCGATTACTGGCTCAGCTTGAATCGGATGTGAATCGTGGACGTAGCACGGACGGTCCAGCCGCCAGGAATGACGTCGAGGATATTGTGATAGAAAAGGGCAAACATTGA
- a CDS encoding L-fucose isomerase, translated as MNANPSSPTVFQGDLPRVGIRPTIDGRLGGVRESLEEQTMNLAKRVAELISSNIRYPNGAPAECVIADTCIGGVAEAAACDDQFRRENVGVSLTVTPCWCYGSETMDMDPLRPKAVFGFNGTERPGAVYLAAVLAGHTQKGIPAFGIYGRDVQDAGDANMPADVQAKILDFTRCGLAAALMKGKAYLSMGGTSMGIAGSMVDYNFWEKWLGMRVEDIDMSEFIGRMNKGQFDQAEYEKALDWVRENCPEGDDYNSEDQKRSRETLDKEWSDCVKMTLIARDLMVGNPKLAEMGLQEQAHGHQAIASGFQGQRQWTDHFPNGDFLEAILNTSFDWNGKRAPYIVATENDALNAATMLFGHLLTNTAQVFADLRTYWSPDAVASACDGYKLEGAASDGLLHLINSGPATLDGTGRQSDADGRPTMKPFWEISDQEVHECLKATTWHPSITEYFPGGGLSSRFSTLGGMPATMTRINLVAGLGPAIQIAEGHTVELPQKVHDTLDQRTNPTWPTTWFAPTVTGRGAFTSTYEVMNHWGANHCVMTAGHVGHLFISLASMLRIPVYMHNVAEDRVFRPSAWNAFGTDNLEAADFRACENFGPLYGRN; from the coding sequence ATGAACGCCAACCCATCCTCTCCCACCGTCTTTCAAGGCGACCTGCCTCGAGTCGGCATCCGTCCCACCATCGATGGTCGACTGGGTGGTGTTCGCGAATCGTTGGAAGAGCAAACGATGAACTTGGCCAAGCGTGTTGCCGAGTTGATCTCGAGCAACATTCGCTACCCAAACGGTGCCCCGGCCGAGTGCGTGATCGCAGACACCTGTATCGGTGGTGTGGCGGAAGCAGCGGCATGTGACGACCAATTTCGTCGCGAGAACGTTGGGGTTTCCTTGACGGTAACGCCATGTTGGTGCTATGGATCGGAAACTATGGACATGGATCCGTTGCGTCCCAAAGCCGTCTTTGGCTTCAACGGCACCGAACGTCCCGGAGCGGTTTACTTGGCCGCCGTTCTTGCCGGTCATACTCAAAAAGGCATCCCCGCATTCGGCATCTACGGACGCGATGTGCAGGACGCCGGTGACGCCAACATGCCCGCCGACGTCCAAGCGAAAATCCTGGACTTCACCCGCTGCGGTTTGGCCGCGGCTCTGATGAAGGGCAAGGCGTACCTGTCGATGGGAGGCACGTCGATGGGCATTGCTGGTTCGATGGTCGATTACAACTTCTGGGAAAAGTGGCTTGGAATGCGTGTCGAGGATATCGACATGAGCGAGTTCATTGGCCGAATGAACAAGGGCCAATTCGACCAAGCCGAGTATGAGAAGGCACTCGATTGGGTCCGCGAAAACTGTCCCGAAGGAGACGATTACAACAGCGAGGACCAGAAACGATCTCGCGAAACACTCGACAAGGAATGGTCCGACTGTGTGAAGATGACGTTAATTGCCCGCGACTTAATGGTCGGCAATCCGAAACTGGCCGAGATGGGCCTTCAAGAACAGGCCCATGGTCACCAGGCGATCGCGTCGGGATTTCAAGGCCAACGCCAATGGACGGATCATTTCCCCAATGGGGATTTCCTCGAAGCGATTTTAAATACGTCGTTCGACTGGAACGGAAAACGCGCTCCGTACATTGTCGCAACCGAGAACGACGCACTCAATGCAGCGACGATGTTGTTTGGCCATTTGCTGACGAACACGGCGCAAGTGTTTGCCGATCTCCGGACCTACTGGAGTCCGGATGCTGTGGCCTCGGCTTGTGACGGGTACAAGCTCGAGGGTGCTGCCTCCGACGGGTTATTGCACCTGATCAATTCGGGTCCCGCCACACTCGACGGCACCGGCCGACAATCCGACGCCGACGGTCGGCCCACGATGAAGCCATTCTGGGAAATCAGCGATCAAGAAGTCCACGAATGTTTGAAGGCGACCACTTGGCATCCCTCGATCACGGAATATTTCCCAGGCGGCGGCCTAAGCTCTCGCTTCAGCACGTTGGGCGGCATGCCCGCGACCATGACGCGGATCAACCTGGTCGCCGGGTTGGGCCCCGCAATCCAGATCGCCGAAGGCCACACCGTTGAGCTGCCGCAAAAGGTTCATGATACTTTGGACCAGCGTACCAACCCGACCTGGCCGACAACATGGTTTGCTCCAACGGTAACCGGACGTGGCGCGTTCACCTCGACGTACGAAGTGATGAATCACTGGGGTGCGAACCACTGTGTGATGACCGCCGGGCACGTCGGCCACCTATTCATTTCCTTGGCCTCGATGCTTCGGATTCCCGTCTACATGCACAATGTCGCGGAAGATCGCGTGTTCCGCCCAAGTGCTTGGAACGCCTTTGGAACCGACAACTTGGAAGCGGCGGACTTTCGTGCCTGCGAAAACTTCGGCCCACTCTACGGACGGAACTAA
- a CDS encoding sialate O-acetylesterase — translation MTRQRSICNRWLVYVSLAGLLLGCNIAAAASYDVYLLAGQSNMDGRGQASDLPAEQRQPFEHAIIFYRNLPHTSEGWKPLGPGYSIPPKYEGTLPSQTFGPELGFARAMLDGQPLKKLALIKGSKGGTSLRTDWNPGSQGDPDSQGPRYRDFIETIRLATNQLTQRGETYTLRGLLWHQGESDSKSSVKDYQQRLDQLIIRIREDLGVADLPVIVGEVFDNRKRDNVRAAIRAVGTSGPRVGFVSSDDTTTWDEGTHFDAPSQLLLGQRYAEAICNVQTRDARSRPKVVCFGDSITKRGYPKILSGLVDVDSINAGVAGNTTSQALRRVQSDVLDHSPEVVVILFGTNDMRIDSERAFVPVDKYKDNLTAIINDCRGAGSKVVLCTLPPIDPGPYFTRHDRNAFEQSGGLPALVARYQAAAADVAKKCDVPLVDLQSLLTNDPEWLSNDGVHPSNAGNAIIAAHIAKAVSVLCREATTP, via the coding sequence TTGACAAGGCAACGCTCGATTTGCAATCGATGGTTGGTCTACGTATCTCTGGCTGGGCTGCTGCTCGGCTGCAACATCGCAGCGGCGGCCTCTTACGATGTCTACTTGCTGGCGGGCCAGTCGAACATGGACGGGCGTGGACAAGCATCCGACTTGCCGGCGGAACAGCGTCAGCCGTTTGAGCACGCCATCATTTTCTATCGCAACTTGCCGCACACGAGCGAGGGCTGGAAACCGCTCGGCCCGGGATACAGCATTCCGCCAAAATACGAAGGGACCTTGCCGTCGCAAACCTTCGGCCCGGAACTTGGATTTGCCCGAGCCATGTTGGACGGTCAGCCGCTAAAAAAACTGGCGTTGATCAAGGGTTCCAAGGGTGGCACCAGCTTGCGAACCGATTGGAACCCAGGCAGCCAAGGGGATCCTGACTCTCAGGGACCTCGCTATCGGGATTTTATCGAGACCATTCGGTTGGCCACCAATCAACTCACACAGCGAGGTGAAACCTACACGCTGCGCGGTTTGTTGTGGCATCAAGGTGAATCCGATTCAAAATCCAGCGTCAAAGACTATCAGCAGCGACTGGATCAATTGATCATCCGTATTCGTGAAGACCTCGGTGTTGCCGACTTGCCCGTCATCGTTGGCGAAGTTTTCGACAACCGTAAACGCGACAATGTTCGTGCCGCGATTCGGGCGGTGGGTACCAGCGGTCCCAGAGTCGGATTCGTTTCGTCCGACGACACAACCACTTGGGATGAAGGCACCCATTTTGACGCGCCGAGCCAACTGCTGCTCGGCCAACGCTACGCCGAGGCGATTTGCAACGTGCAAACGAGGGATGCACGATCACGACCCAAGGTCGTTTGTTTCGGAGACAGCATTACCAAGCGGGGCTATCCCAAGATTTTGAGTGGTCTGGTGGACGTTGACAGCATCAATGCGGGAGTCGCAGGCAATACGACTTCGCAGGCGCTGCGGCGCGTCCAAAGCGACGTCTTGGATCACTCACCCGAGGTCGTCGTCATCTTGTTTGGAACGAATGATATGAGGATCGACAGCGAAAGAGCATTCGTCCCCGTGGACAAGTACAAGGATAACTTGACGGCGATCATCAACGATTGCCGTGGTGCCGGATCCAAAGTGGTGCTGTGCACGCTGCCGCCAATTGATCCCGGTCCCTATTTCACCCGGCACGATCGCAACGCTTTCGAACAGTCCGGCGGTTTGCCCGCGTTAGTCGCCCGCTATCAAGCCGCCGCAGCCGACGTCGCCAAAAAATGCGATGTGCCTCTCGTCGATCTACAGTCGCTGCTGACGAATGACCCGGAATGGCTTAGCAACGATGGCGTGCATCCTAGCAACGCCGGAAACGCGATCATCGCAGCGCACATTGCAAAGGCCGTTTCGGTCCTTTGCCGAGAAGCGACAACACCTTAA